The genomic DNA GGAGAAACACAACTTTCTTCCCTTGTTTCAACAAGCCTAGAATTATTCCTTTATCTGAAAACAGAAGAGAGGATAAGATAAAGGAGTTTTACCCTCCCTGGAGAAGAATACTATTGTAAGTTAACTAATGTCGATAATAGTTTGTTTATAATAAATTGAAAGGGATGTAAAAATAATGTTTAATTTTAGTTTGCCTGAATTAGGTATGATTTTAGTTATCATGCTTATCATCTTTGGCCCCGGCAAATTACCCGAAGTAGGTAAAGCGCTCGGTAAAGGGCTTGGTGAATTACGCCGCTCACTGAATGGCGAACCATCTAAACAAGAAACCATCAACATTCAAGCCGAAGTTGATCAATCGGAGAAAAAGTAATGTTAAAAAGACCTTAGCCGCGACAATATGTCGGACTAAGGTCTTTATTTTTTGCCTACCATTCAATATTCTTTACAACAGTCAATGATTGCGCAAAAGTTTTTCCATTTCCCCTAACCAAATCTAAATCACTGACCACGACCTTCATCGGCCGAACTCGCCGTAGTGTTCCGTCATTCAGCCGCTCGACATAGGAGGCCAAGGAATGTATTGTATAGAACTTGCCGCTGTCCTTGCCGAGATAGAGCATTACATGCCCATTCATATGAAGGGTCGCGCCCGGTTCCAGGCTGTTTAGCTGAACTGCTCGCTTGCCCGGGTCTTGGGTAAGGTGCACCGTCTTCCCAACCTTTACTTCCTGCTGGTCGGCATTTCGCGGCAGCGCAAACCCAAAGCTGCGGTATATATTCATGGTAAGGCTTGAACAATCAACACTGTCATGCAATCCACCCCAACCATAGAGCATACCGTACGTTTTAAATGCCTGCTCAATTATATTGGCTCTTGTATATGGCAGATAACCGACGCTGACATCAGCTGACTTGGCTATAACAGCTTGTTTAAAATAAAGTTTGCCTTGGTCATCACGAGCCGGCAGCTTAACAAGATAACTTCCGCTATTGCTTGGCTCTGACTTTGCCAATATCAGCTTGGCGCCCATTTCAAAGACGAGCGGAGCCTTGGTGCTGTCAGGTAAGCTAATTTTGTTGGCTGTTACTACTAAAAAACTTTCTTCATTTAGATATTTCAACCATTCCTGGCGGTCGCTTGCCAGTGCAACATTAGCTGTCGGCACCCAGCCGCGATAGTTTGCCGTCTGGACAAAATACCATTTGGCATCAGCACTTTTATGAAGAATTACCACCGGTTCCCCTGGATTGAGGGCTGTTTCCTGAAACAAGTCAAAGTCCCGGTCGCCCGCCGTCTTAAATATTCCTGTATTGGTAGGAAATGTTCGGACATTAGTCCGCGTTGCGGTAAGGCCGTAACCAACTTCATTATAATCCTTCACTCCGCCCAGGTTTATTTGGTTATGTAAATTTGCAAAAAAGCCGGCTGAAGCTGGCATGCCTTGGGCATATACCCGATCTTTCGGGAATGATGAAGCTGTGAGCAATTCCGTCAACGTTTTCCCGAATAAGGATGCCGGATAAACGCGCAGGTCAAAAACAGTATCGGGCAATCCTGCCCTAATTTCGGCATTATAATCATTAATCTCTGTGGGCGACATGATAACTTCATCAGGTGCGGCAAGCTTACTAACCCAATATTGAGCCTGGCTAAGCCTTGAATTGGAATTAACCACTGCGCACTCCCCCGTATTAAAAGAACTCAATAACACTATCAGAGCTGCCACTACCCCTATAAATCTAGTTAACTGTTGCATAAATTGCTTTCTCTCCTAAGTATAATTGCTTTAACCATATTTATGACTATTTTGACGTAAAGCAGCAAAATACCTACCTGAGATCTTGTTTTTATCCTGGATGGTAAAAGGCTTCTGAAGATTTCTCCTCAGAAGCCTTTTATTGTCAAGCAAAACATGAGATCGCCACGCTTCACTCTGTTACGCTCGCGATGACACATTAGCTTTCCTATCCCTTATCTAAATATACCCAACGGTTTGCCAAGCGGCAGGAATTGCCTGCCGAAAAACTTATTAAGGAAGTTCGCACCTGCTCCATACAAAGACATAATAGCAATAATAAGTTCAGTCCATGCTGCAACCCCATGGGCCCAGTTACCACCCAAGCCAAGAGAATCTAAAGCCAAGCAGCCAAGCAAAACATCAATGAAAACCATAGTTATAAATAGCGTTTTATTAGTTTCAGTAGCGGCAATAGTGGCAAAAATAGAAAATATGAAATAGCCAAGAAACGCGATACCAAGTTGCTTAACATCGACAGCTGCAGCTAATACCGGGCCGAATGCGCCCATTTTTATAAGCCAGCTTGCCGCAACGCCGGTCCAAAATAGACCGTAAGCTCCAAACACAACAGCGCCGAACAAGTTGTTATGTTTAAAATCATACACAGAGGCCATCATTTGGGCAACCGATCCTAAGAGAATAGCCCACGGAATAACAAAGGAAAGACCGGTCGTGAAGCCAAGTTTTTGGGACGAAGCCACCAGGGTAACCATTGCAAGGCCGAATAATCCTAATGCTGAAGGGTCTGCGACTACAATTTGAACTTTTTGCTGATTGTCGTTCATTTCCTACCTCCTAAATATGTAGCGGTCAGGCCGCAGAAGATAGGATAATATATTGTTCGACTTCTGTCAATAGACAACTTTTAGAGTTTTACTTGCCTTTAGCAGTCCGGCAAAAATGCAATCTCGGGGATCGGAACCAAATGCCTTTATACGCTTATTAATCTGCAAGTTCTACCGTAACTTGCACGTTTGCACCAACGGTAATTTTACCGGCATTAATACTGGGAGCATAATCGGCAGCAGCTTTGAAAGCTCGGCTCTCCAACATTACCGGACGATAGTATACGCCCGACTCATTAACAAGCTTAACATCAGCAATTTTCTTATTTAAGGCTCCGGCAATTACTTCGGCCTTCTTCATAGCGTCCTTAACAGCTTCCTGTAATGCGGCATTTTTGATATCTTTTTCATTTTTAGATTCAAACTGAATTGAACTTATTTCATTAGCCCCAGCCTTTGTAGCAACATCAACTAAAATCCCGACTTTTTCCACAGGAGCAGTCACTTCGATACGATTTGTTACCCGATAACCCTTTAATGAGGGAAGCTTATCCTTTTCGTATTCATATACCGGTTCGATATTATATGTATCGGTTTTATAATCTCTGTCGGTTATGCCCTGCTCTCGCAATGCTGCTACCACTTTATTCATACTGGCAGTATTAGTGTTTTTTGCTTTCTCGATATTGGAATTAATCGTATTAACCAAGATTTGAATTTTAGCCACATCAGGGTCAACCTGTTTTTCACTGCTGCCAGTAACCTGCACGATGGTTCTTTCCGGAGCCTCCTTCGCGAAAGCCGGAACGGCAAGCATCAAGATAAAAACCATTACTAGAGAAATTCTTTTTAACATTCTGTCGCCTCCATATTTATTAGCCCATTTTCATCAGGTACAAGACCCGACTGATAAGTCATTCATAGCTATAAACGCAGTTTAAACAAAAAGGTAACGGCTTAATTCTGTTTTTTAATTACTGCCTTTAAAATATCCGCAAATGTACTTGATTTCTTTCTTGCCAATCCTTCCTTGGATTCCTTAGACTTCCGTTTGTAATTCTTTATGCTTTGGACAGCGGCTATCTTTAAAACCATATTAATCGCCTCCTTGGCTTTTAAATTGGTTTCTATTAATATTATCGGTAATATTCGGTGGACAGTTAAGGAAAAATTCGCTTCCGATTGGTGTTCAACTCCACCTAAGCCTATTTGTACTTATTCAGGGGCTTAGACGCTGTAGCATTGACCGAATGCATATAGATCACCATAATGGGGTCTCAGTTTGTTGAAAGAAGCTGAGATCGCCACGTTTCGCTTGTGAGAACCGATGGGACGTGGCAATCTCGATTTTTTCCTTATGTCTACTTTCTGAGATCACCCAACATGGTGGTCTTTTTTATTTTAAGCTAGCAAGTCGAGTTTTTTAATAAAAAACTTTCATTATATTTTGCATATTCAGTTCCTTACTTGGATATTAATGGAGTATCTAGACAAACTTGACTTGTCTTTAACTTAGGAGTCAACATACTAAATCGGTCTGACCCATTTAGTATGCACTTATAAATCTTTATCTCAGATATACGGAGGGGGGTCATAGTATTGAAGAGTTAGATGATATACTCAGAAATTCTGGAAATAAAAACTAGAAATGTGGAGGGAAAAATGATGAGAAAAAGTTCTAAAAAGGCAGCTCTGGCAGTTGCCGCAATGTTAGTAGGTTCAATGTTCTGTACGCCGGTGTTTGCAGCTGCACCTGATACTAACGAAGCTACCTATGGAGATGTGGACCTTAAAAGTTGGGGAGACAACAACGATGTGGCTTCTGTAGGTGCACAAGTTTTTGATTCCTTAGATTACAATATTGCAACAAGTTTTAGTGTTAGGGCCATAAATGGTAGTGCAACTAATCCAGAAAACTACAATGACGTGATGGCCATAGGAGCACGCGTGGGTGAAAGCCGCGACTGGAATATTGCCACTATGAAGGGTGATGTTACTGCAAAGAATTTTGGCTCGGGAATAAGTGGCTTAAGAAATGAAGTGACTGCGATTGGCGCCCAGATACTGGACTCTAAGAATGGTAATACCGCTACACAGGGCGCCAACGTAACCGCCTCAAATTCAGGCGATTTTAGCAACGTTACTGCTATTGGTGTATCTATTGCGGATAGCGGTCATAACAATACTGCCACAACGGGAAGTTGGGGTGCGGTAACAGCAACAAATATTCCCAATGGAGCAGACCTAGTTAATCCAACGAATGGTGTACATGATGCTGGTTTGAACAATGTTTTAGCCTTTGGAGCAGGGATTAGTGAAAGCGGCGATGGCAATACTGCACATATGCAAACATATGTCAGTGCAATAAACTATGCCAATTACGGCAATACATATGGCAATGACGTTACAGCAATAGGAGCATTAGTATCCGGAAGTGATAACGGCAATACAGCAAAAGCTTGGAGTACCTTTGCTGAAATATGGCCGGATCGTAACGACCAGATCGACGGATATCATGGCGAGTCTTATAATAACACTGCGACTAGCCTTGGAGCTCAGGTTATTGATAGTGGTTCCTATAACACTGCTAATGCAATGAATGTAAGACTTGACATGGGCGGCTTTGGAAATAGCGTTGCTGCAGTTGGCGCTCAAGTGTTGAATAGCGGCAACTATAATGTTGCAACTGGTGGCGATGTATACGCGAAGTCCGTCGGCAATAACAACAAAATCACTGCTATAGGTGCCCAAATAAGCAAAAGCGTTAAAAAGAAATAAAAAGTAGCACTACGGTGGTTATTTAATTTATAGCCCTGGCTTGGTATGAGTGGCCGTAGCATTTGCTAGGCCACTCCATGCCAGTTCCTATTGTAAATTAACAGTGCCAAAATACTCAGAATTCTGACGGAACAATTAAACACGTTTCACTATTCAATTATTTAGATAGTAAGGGGGGGATATAGTATTGTGATAAAAAGATGTAAAAAAATAATCATATCAGGTCTTTGTGCTGCAATGTTCCTATGCTTGCCAGCCTTCGCGCTAGCCACTGAGGCGGAAGTAGATACTAGTAACAACCAAGCTATCGGTGAAGCTAATACATCTGCGGCTGGTAATGACAATATCGGCATTAGTATTGGTGCCGAAATTACAGGAGGTAGCCAAAACGTTGCTGTTGGCTACAGCACTCAGGTTATCAATGGCAGCTTGAATAACGCAGAAAATTATGGGGCACTTATCATTGGTGGAGGTACAGGGAACACCGCTATCGGCACTAATGCACAGGTTATTAACGGTACTTCATTAGAAGCAGTCGGCTATGGTGCCGCAGCTGGGTGGGGAAATAATAATACTGCTATCGGCAACCATGCCTATGCTGGAGGTAACGTCTATGATAGACCAACACCTAGCGATAATAATGTTGCAATAGGGCATTATGCAGAGGCATACGGTGGCAGCAGCGTGGCAATAGGCGATCATTCAATTGCAAATGAGGCAAATACGGTTTCTGTTGGTCAACCTGACTATGAACGCCGTATCATGAATGTCGCACCAGGCTACTACGATACCGATGCCGTTAATATGAGCCAGTTGCGTAGTTTGGATAGTAAAGTTAACCGCGTAGGTTCAATTGCAATTGCAATGTCAGGCTTAGCGCCTCTTCCATATGATCCGAAAGATCCTACTCAATATTCTGCCGCATATGGCACCTATAACGGAACCGGCGCAGTAGCTTTAGGGGTATACCACTATACTAAGCCTACAGTAATGTATAATATGGCTGTTGCCATGAGTGACGACCGTTGGGAAAAATCAGCACGTTTCGGTGTTACTTGGCGTACAGGTGGCGCCAAACCTAAGCCTCTTACACCTACTACCATCAAAAAGACCGATGAGGAAACTATTGATTCCGGAGTTAAAATAATTCTAGCCGATAGAGTCGGTGCCAAATAAAGTGGCACTATGAAATTCAAGGATGTAGAAAACCAAATAAATGATAGTTAATAAAGACAAGTAACATTAGTTACCTGTCTTTATTTTTGAGGCGATATATCTACGATATTGTTGGAATTTGTTTAAAGGGAATTACTGGAAATTGCAGAATTGTTTACATATATATTTGCAGGAGGTTTTCATATGGAACGAAAAATTATCATTGCCTTATTTCTGACTCTGACAATATTACTTTCATCTCAGGTAGCATTTGCAGGAATTAAGGTTTCTAACGATGACAAGCCGGTCTTTGTATCGAGCCATATGATGGGCGGCGAAGTATTCCAGCAGCCTAATGGCGTTTCCACGTTAAGCGGAATTGCGACCGGCTTTGCCGGGGATAGATTTCCACTAAATGTACGTTTCAAGACATTGACAACATTTGTTGCGACTGCCCGCTATGAATCTCCGGAAAGTACTATTATACTTACCGATTACTCTGGAAAGAAGATTTTAACCAAATGTGACTTCTATATGTTCTTGGCTAGACCAGGAGCATTGGATACCAAAATTATTGATTGGAATATAACCTTCCCGGAAGAAGGATTTTATGCGTTTAATATTTTTGTAGACGGAACTCTTGTCGGATACTATCCTTTTTATGTCTGGACAAAGGGTGTAGTAATTAAATAGGAGACAATAGCTAGGGCAATCTCTGACATGATCTATTGAAAACAGGGAACACGAACCGTGTTCCCTGTTTCATGCTTATACTTCTTCGATTGTTAAGCAGTTGTAGATGAATCAGCTGATTTGCTTTCAGTGTTTGGTAGAGGCTCAATCGTTTCACTGGAATTTTTTTTGTTGTGGCTAGCTGTATTGAAACGAAGTGTAACACCAAAACGTCCCATTTGCTCACTACCACTAGTTGCGAAAGCAAGGTTGAGTAGAACGTCTTGATTAGTATAGTGATAGAAACCTAACGCAAAGGCGTTCTCCCCGGAATAAGTACCGAATCCGAATGCTGCTTGAGTAGGTTGATCCGGTTTATACGCTAACGGAGCTAGCCCGGAGATTGCTGCTGACAGAGCTCCAACTTTATCAATTCGATTGCTTAGCCAATCAAGCTGACTAACATTTATAGCATCTGTAGGATAGACGCCTGCTTGAACATTAGTTATCTGGCGTTCGTTACCTTTACTACCGACAGAAACCGTGTTATCACGATCTGCATTTGAATTTGCACCTATTGCAACGCTGTTATGGGCAGTGGCACTAGCGTTAGAGCCGATAGCCGTACTACTTGATCCAGAGGCATGTGCTTTGAAACCCATAGCTGTATTGCCAATCTCACCATTACCATTACCGGCTTGAGCGTGATTACCTATTGCAACATTACCAATATTACCTGTGCCATTACCTGCCCACACATCATGGCCTAATGCCAGGTTATTGTCATTATACATACCATTACCCGCATAAGCATCATGACCGATGGCTGAATTTTGGTCATTGAACCAGCCATTTCCGGCTGCTGCGTTACTACCAACTGCTGCATTCCTGTCGTTACCTATACCATTACCAGCTGCAACATTTCCACCAAGAGATAGGTTCTGATTATTGAATGTACCGTTTCCAGCTTTTGAGTTATGACCAATTGCAGCATTGAAGTCATTGCCGATACCGTTGCCGGCTGCTACTTCATGGCCAAGTGCCAGATTCATATCATTTTTCGCGCCATTACCGGCTGCTGCCGCAAAACCATAAGCTTCGTTTCGATCATTGTCGTAGCCATTGCCTGCGGCTACTAGCACGCCTTTAGCTTTATTACGGTCGTTTTCCGCGCCATTACCCGCTGCTGCAAATATGCCTTCGGCTTTATTGTGATCGTTGTCATAACCGTTGCCGGCGGCTGCCAATACGCCTACTGCCTTATTGTTAGTATTGTCGTTGCCATTACCTGCGGCTACGCCAAGACCAAATGCCTTGTTATTTTCATTGCCATTACCGTTGCCTGCGACTGCCAATACGCCTGCTGCTGTATTGTCGGTGTTACCGTTGCCATTGCCTGCGGCTACGCCAAGACCAAATGCCTTGTTATTATTGTTGCTGTCACCGTTACCGGCGGCTGCCAATACGCCAACTGCCGTATTGTTAGTGTTGTCGTTGCCATTACTGCCTGCTGATGCTAATGCGCCTAGCGCTATATTGTTGGAATTGTTATTGCCGTTAGTACCTGCTGATGCTGAAGTACCAATAGCTACGTTTTGCATATTGTCATTTCCGTTACCTGCTTTAGAACCATCACCTATTGCAAAGTTAAGGCTGTTTCTTTCTCCATTTCCAGCCTCTGCCGCTTGTCCTGCGGCGATATTAACCTTATTATCGTCACCATTTCCAGCTCTGGATCGATCTCCAATTGCAAAATTGGCAATATTCCTATTTCCGTCTCCCGCTTGAGCGGATTCACCTGATGAGCCATTTAAAATGTTCTTAGTGCCATTACCAGCAGTAGCACCATTTCCATCAGCGTAATTAAAGAAGTTTAAGCTTCCTTCACCGGCCACACCACCATTATTACCAACGTTACCACCATTTCCCATCCCATTTCCAGCTCTTGAGTCCTTACCGGTTGCAATATTTCCAACATTTAGTGTTCCATTACCGGCTTTAGATCCTTGGCCGTCTGCCACATTGCCGATATTGCCGCCACCAATCAGTATCTCACCATCTTCGGATTTACCA from Veillonellaceae bacterium includes the following:
- a CDS encoding twin-arginine translocase TatA/TatE family subunit → MFNFSLPELGMILVIMLIIFGPGKLPEVGKALGKGLGELRRSLNGEPSKQETINIQAEVDQSEKK
- a CDS encoding glycoside hydrolase — protein: MVNSNSRLSQAQYWVSKLAAPDEVIMSPTEINDYNAEIRAGLPDTVFDLRVYPASLFGKTLTELLTASSFPKDRVYAQGMPASAGFFANLHNQINLGGVKDYNEVGYGLTATRTNVRTFPTNTGIFKTAGDRDFDLFQETALNPGEPVVILHKSADAKWYFVQTANYRGWVPTANVALASDRQEWLKYLNEESFLVVTANKISLPDSTKAPLVFEMGAKLILAKSEPSNSGSYLVKLPARDDQGKLYFKQAVIAKSADVSVGYLPYTRANIIEQAFKTYGMLYGWGGLHDSVDCSSLTMNIYRSFGFALPRNADQQEVKVGKTVHLTQDPGKRAVQLNSLEPGATLHMNGHVMLYLGKDSGKFYTIHSLASYVERLNDGTLRRVRPMKVVVSDLDLVRGNGKTFAQSLTVVKNIEW
- a CDS encoding acetate uptake transporter, which encodes MNDNQQKVQIVVADPSALGLFGLAMVTLVASSQKLGFTTGLSFVIPWAILLGSVAQMMASVYDFKHNNLFGAVVFGAYGLFWTGVAASWLIKMGAFGPVLAAAVDVKQLGIAFLGYFIFSIFATIAATETNKTLFITMVFIDVLLGCLALDSLGLGGNWAHGVAAWTELIIAIMSLYGAGANFLNKFFGRQFLPLGKPLGIFR
- a CDS encoding SIMPL domain-containing protein (The SIMPL domain is named for its presence in mouse protein SIMPL (signalling molecule that associates with mouse pelle-like kinase). Bacterial member BP26, from Brucella, was shown to assemble into a channel-like structure, while YggE from E. coli has been associated with resistance to oxidative stress.) — encoded protein: MLKRISLVMVFILMLAVPAFAKEAPERTIVQVTGSSEKQVDPDVAKIQILVNTINSNIEKAKNTNTASMNKVVAALREQGITDRDYKTDTYNIEPVYEYEKDKLPSLKGYRVTNRIEVTAPVEKVGILVDVATKAGANEISSIQFESKNEKDIKNAALQEAVKDAMKKAEVIAGALNKKIADVKLVNESGVYYRPVMLESRAFKAAADYAPSINAGKITVGANVQVTVELAD